A region of Heteronotia binoei isolate CCM8104 ecotype False Entrance Well chromosome 2, APGP_CSIRO_Hbin_v1, whole genome shotgun sequence DNA encodes the following proteins:
- the GLRX2 gene encoding glutaredoxin 2 isoform X1, whose protein sequence is MALRRLRRLRAAVPWLRSVERYFDSGALPVCARVFYGKGRRLFDGTDYSYGLADVGAPVCHFRTLRMGNSTSATTDISNVATANQIQETILDNCVVIFSKTTCSYCNVAKTLFRDMNVNYKAVELDTYENGNQFQDVLHRMTGGRTVPRIFINGTFVGGATDTLRLHREGKLLPLVHQCQMPRSGNLQQPCSFP, encoded by the exons ATGGCCCTGAGAAGGCTGCGGAGGCTGAGGGCGGCTGTTCCTTGGCTCAGGTCGGTGGAGAGGTATTTCGATTCAGGCGCTTTGCCTGTATGTGCGCGTGTGTTTTACGGTAAAGGTCGGCGACTATTCGATGGTACAGACTATTCTTACGGCTTGGCGGACGTAGGCGCTCCGGTTTGTCATTTTCGGACGTTAAG AATGGGGAACAGTACATCTGCTACAACAGACATATCTAATGTTGCCACTGCTAACCAAATACAG GAAACTATCTTGGACAATTGTGTAGTGATCTTCTCAAAAACAACCTGTTCCTATTGCAATGTGGCAAAAACGCTATTTCGGGATATGAACGTGAACTACAAAGCCGTAGAGCTAGACACATATGAAAACGGAAATCAATTTCAAGATGTTCTTCATCGAATGACTGGTGGCAGGACA GTTCCCCGAATATTTATCAATGGAACTTTTGTTGGAGGGGCTACAGATACTCTGAGACTCCATCGCGAGGGGAAGCTGCTTCCTTTAGTGCACCAGTGTCAGATGCCAAGATCAGGAAACTTACAACAACCATGTAGCTTTCCTTAA
- the GLRX2 gene encoding glutaredoxin 2 isoform X2 — translation MALRRLRRLRAAVPWLRMGNSTSATTDISNVATANQIQETILDNCVVIFSKTTCSYCNVAKTLFRDMNVNYKAVELDTYENGNQFQDVLHRMTGGRTVPRIFINGTFVGGATDTLRLHREGKLLPLVHQCQMPRSGNLQQPCSFP, via the exons ATGGCCCTGAGAAGGCTGCGGAGGCTGAGGGCGGCTGTTCCTTGGCTCAG AATGGGGAACAGTACATCTGCTACAACAGACATATCTAATGTTGCCACTGCTAACCAAATACAG GAAACTATCTTGGACAATTGTGTAGTGATCTTCTCAAAAACAACCTGTTCCTATTGCAATGTGGCAAAAACGCTATTTCGGGATATGAACGTGAACTACAAAGCCGTAGAGCTAGACACATATGAAAACGGAAATCAATTTCAAGATGTTCTTCATCGAATGACTGGTGGCAGGACA GTTCCCCGAATATTTATCAATGGAACTTTTGTTGGAGGGGCTACAGATACTCTGAGACTCCATCGCGAGGGGAAGCTGCTTCCTTTAGTGCACCAGTGTCAGATGCCAAGATCAGGAAACTTACAACAACCATGTAGCTTTCCTTAA